The Helianthus annuus cultivar XRQ/B chromosome 16, HanXRQr2.0-SUNRISE, whole genome shotgun sequence genome includes a window with the following:
- the LOC110916154 gene encoding probable LRR receptor-like serine/threonine-protein kinase At4g36180, with protein MTTAIIRFLSLTAIVLFYASISTTAEPTEIQALISFKQNVRDPLGALDAWNTSTPYAPCDWRGVSCNGSRVHELRLPRLALSGWLTSRLSELTHLRRLSLHSNNFHGSIPSALTKCSLLRNVYLQNNYFTGGLPPTVRNLTNLLILNVANNLLSGEISGNLPPEIRYLDVSSNAFTGNIPANLSASSQIQLINLSFNSFSGEIPMTIGSFQSLQYLFLDSNELYGTLPSAIANCSSLIHFSADDNLLQGLIPASIGEIPNLEVISLSGNMFTGSIPQSLLSRSGSSIRIVKIRSNKFTSLFENSNSTTFSNSIEVLDVHENLINETLPFWLTNLHTLTVLDLSGNLFSGYLPVEIGNMLSLEELKVADNLFTGYVPEEIGKCSLLNVLDLEGNRFSGPVPDMFGGLQRLKVLSLGRNRFNGSLPSSLFELSELESLNLGDNKFTGALPRELAQLSNLSSLNLSNNNFSGGFPTVIGDLSSLTELNMSGCHFSGEFPAVVVNLRSLSVLDLSKQSFSGELPVELFGLPNLEVIALEENKFSGDVPESFSSLSSLQHLNLSSNSFSGHIPAEYGFISSLAVLSLSNNRINSSIPAALGSLSSLEVLELGWNALTGSIPGSLSQLSDLKRLDLSHNRLTGEIPENFSDASSLNSLLLGSNHFSGQIPESVSKLSKLTELDLSSNDLTGEIPASLSSIPNLEHLNLSRNDLEGEIPKMLGDRFTDPWVFELNNRLCGKPSERKCKRKISSRKKKLILLMCLAAGGGLLLLVLCCGYVVLLFRWRRKLLRMRKSGDVKKPSPARGSSGRESGGGENGAPKLVVFKNKITYTDVLEATRQFDEENVMNRGTFGLLFKASFADGTVLSIRKLLDTSAPEATFQREAESLGKVKHQNLTVLRGYFTSRSDNVRLLVYDYMPNGNLATLLQEAVHQDGHVLNWPMRHLIALGIARGLAFLHSIPMFHGDIKPQNILFDADFEAHISEFGLNKLTALTQSEPSTSTTTSPVGTLGYVAPEATLTGEPTKEADVYSYGVVLLEILTGKNPVLFNHDEDIVKWVKKQLQKGQISELLEPGLLELDPESSEWEEFLLGLKVGLLCTTSDPTGRPSMSDVVFMLEGCRVGPDMPSSADPTSLSSPI; from the coding sequence ATGACGACTGCTATCATTCGCTTTCTTTCTTTAACCGCCATCGTGCTATTCTACGCCAGTATCTCCACAACGGCGGAACCAACCGAGATACAAGCTCTAATATCCTTCAAACAAAACGTACGGGACCCTTTGGGCGCGTTGGACGCGTGGAACACGTCAACTCCATACGCGCCATGTGACTGGCGCGGCGTTTCCTGCAACGGCAGCCGAGTTCACGAGCTTCGTTTACCTCGGCTCGCTTTATCGGGCTGGCTCACAAGCCGGCTATCCGAGCTGACTCACTTGCGTCGGCTCAGCTTGCATTCTAACAACTTTCACGGCTCAATTCCTTCGGCTCTGACTAAATGCTCTCTCTTACGAAATGTTTATTTACAAAATAACTACTTCACCGGCGGCTTACCTCCGACGGTCAGAAACCTAACTAACTTATTAATACTTAACGTCGCAAACAACCTCCTCTCCGGTGAAATCTCCGGCAACTTACCGCCGGAAATTCGATACCTCGACGTTTCTTCCAATGCATTCACCGGAAACATTCCGGCGAATCTCTCAGCTTCGTCTCAGATCCAGCTGATTAACTTATCGTTCAATTCGTTTTCCGGTGAGATTCCGATGACAATCGGAAGCTTCCAGAGCCTGCAATACTTGTTTCTCGACTCGAACGAGCTGTACGGCACGTTACCATCGGCGATCGCTAACTGCTCGTCACTGATTCACTTTAGCGCCGATGATAACCTGTTACAAGGACTGATTCCGGCGAGTATCGGCGAGATTCCGAATCTGGAAGTGATCTCGCTTTCCGGTAACATGTTTACAGGTTCAATTCCGCAATCTCTGTTATCGAGATCTGGTAGTTCGATAAGAATCGTGAAAATAAGGTCTAATAAGTTCACCAGTTTGTTCGAAAACTCGAATTCGACAACATTTTCGAACTCTATTGAAGTGTTGGACGTTCACGAGAATCTTATTAATGAAACGTTGCCGTTTTGGTTAACAAATTTGCACACGCTTACAGTTTTGGATCTATCTGGAAATTTATTTTCTGGTTATTTACCAGTTGAAATTGGGAATATGTTAAGTTTAGAGGAGCttaaagtggctgacaatttgtTTACTGGTTATGTTCCTGAAGAAATTGGAAAATGTAGCTTGTTAAATGTGCTTGATCTTGAAGGAAACAGGTTTTCAGGTCCAGTTCCTGATATGTTTGGGGGATTGCAGAGGTTAAAGGTTCTTTCACTTGGAAGAAATCGATTCAACGGAAGCTTACCGTCGAGTTTATTCGAGCTTTCGGAGCTTGAATCGTTAAACTTAGGTGATAATAAGTTTACTGGAGCTTTGCCAAGAGAATTAGCACAGCTTAGTAACTTAAGTTCATTGAATTTAAGTAATAATAATTTTTCGGGTGGTTTTCCGACTGTCATTGGGGATTTATCGAGTTTAACAGAGTTAAACATGAGCGGTTGCCACTTTTCGGGTGAGTTTCCGGCTGTTGTTGTGAATTTGAGAAGCCTCAGTGTGCTTGATTTGAGTAAGCAGAGTTTTTCGGGTGAGCTGCCGGTTGAGCTTTTCGGTTTGCCGAATTTGGAAGTTATTGCTTTGGAAGAAAATAAGTTTTCTGGTGATGTTCCTGAAAGTTTTAGCAGTTTGTCAAGTTTGCAGCATTTGAATCTATCGTCCAATTCGTTTTCGGGCCATATTCCTGCGGAATATGGCTTCATTTCGTCTCTAGCTGTGCTTTCGCTTTCGAATAACAGGATTAATAGTTCCATTCCTGCAGCATTGGGGAGTCTTTCAAGTCTTGAGGTTTTAGAACTCGGTTGGAATGCTTTGACCGGTTCAATTCCGGGGAGTCTTTCGCAACTATCTGATCTGAAAAGGCTTGATCTAAGTCATAACAGATTAACCGGTGAAATCCCGGAAAACTTTTCAGATGCTTCTTCTTTGAACTCTTTGTTATTGGGTTCAAATCATTTTTCCGGCCAGATACCGGAATCTGTTTCGAAATTATCGAAATTAACTGAGTTGGATCTCTCTTCGAATGACTTGACCGGTGAAATTCCGGCGAGTCTTTCCTCGATTCCTAACCTAGAACATTTGAACCTTTCAAGGAATGATCTTGAAGGTGAGATACCAAAGATGTTAGGTGATCGATTTACGGATCCTTGGGTGTTCGAATTAAACAATCGGTTATGCGGAAAGCCATCtgaaagaaaatgcaagagaaaGATTTCTTCAAGGAAGAAGAAACTAATTCTACTGATGTGTTTGGCTGCGGGTGGCGGTTTGCTTTTGTTAGTTTTGTGTTGTGGGTATGTTGTTCTGCTTTTCCGGTGGCGTAGAAAGTTGTTAAGAATGCGGAAATCCGGTGATGTGAAGAAACCAAGCCCGGCCCGTGGAAGTTCCGGTAGAGAGAGCGGTGGAGGAGAAAACGGGGCTCCGAAACTCGTGGTGTTCAAGAACAAAATCACTTACACGGATGTTCTCGAGGCAACGCGACAATTTGATGAAGAAAATGTAATGAATCGGGGGACATTTGGGCTTCTTTTCAAAGCCTCGTTTGCGGATGGAACAGTTCTTTCCATCCGCAAGCTTCTGGATACTTCTGCTCCAGAAGCAACGTTTCAAAGAGAAGCCGAATCTCTCGGGAAAGTCAAACACCAAAATTTGACCGTTCTCCGTGGGTATTTCACAAGCCGGTCGGATAACGTGCGCTTACTTGTATACGACTACATGCCAAATGGAAACCTAGCCACTCTTCTCCAAGAGGCCGTGCATCAAGACGGGCACGTTTTAAACTGGCCAATGAGGCATTTAATCGCGTTAGGCATCGCTCGAGGGCTAGCTTTTCTACACTCGATCCCGATGTTCCACGGGGATATTAAACCACAAAACATACTCTTTGATGCGGATTTCGAAGCACATATATCCGAATTCGGTCTCAACAAGCTAACCGCGCTTACACAATCCGAACCATCAACATCCACAACCACAAGCCCGGTTGGGACACTCGGGTATGTGGCCCCGGAAGCCACATTAACCGGTGAACCGACAAAAGAAGCCGATGTTTATAGTTACGGGGTGGTCTTGTTAGAAATCCTAACCGGGAAAAACCCGGTTTTGTTTAACCATGATGAGGACATTGTGAAGTGGGTTAAAAAACAGTTACAAAAAGGCCAAATTTCTGAACTCTTGGAACCGGGTCTGTTGGAGCTTGACCCGGAATCATCCGAGTGGGAAGAGTTCTTGTTAGGATTAAAAGTTGGGTTGTTATGCACAACATCTGACCCGACTGGTAGACCTTCAATGTCGGATGTGGTGTTCATGCTTGAAGGGTGTCGGGTCGGGCCGGATATGCCATCATCAGCTGACCCGACTTCACTTTCTTCACCTATTTGa